In one window of Meiothermus sp. DNA:
- the aac(6') gene encoding aminoglycoside 6'-N-acetyltransferase, with amino-acid sequence MTIRRLQPQDLPAYFRLRTALWPDSASDFELEVAEILQSDHQVGFVAEQEGALVGFVEVSLRAYAEGCESSPVGYLEGWYVAPTHRKTGVGRRLVEAAEDWARAQGCTEMASDSEISNTQSHLAHARLGYQEVERIVCFRKPLQEVET; translated from the coding sequence TTGACCATCCGGCGCTTGCAACCTCAAGACCTACCGGCCTACTTCCGGCTGCGCACCGCCTTGTGGCCCGACAGCGCTTCGGATTTTGAGCTCGAGGTGGCCGAAATCCTGCAGTCCGACCATCAGGTGGGTTTTGTGGCCGAACAGGAGGGGGCACTGGTGGGCTTTGTGGAGGTCTCCTTGCGGGCCTACGCCGAGGGCTGCGAAAGCAGCCCGGTGGGCTACCTCGAGGGCTGGTATGTCGCACCCACCCACCGCAAGACCGGCGTCGGGCGCCGGCTGGTGGAGGCCGCCGAGGATTGGGCCCGGGCCCAGGGTTGTACCGAGATGGCTTCCGATAGTGAAATTTCGAATACCCAGAGCCACCTGGCCCACGCCCGCCTGGGCTACCAGGAAGTCGAGCGCATCGTGTGCTTTCGCAAACCCCTCCAAGAGGTAGAAACATGA